The DNA sequence CGCGCTCGCCCAGCCCGGATGCGAGCTGCCCGGCCTGACCCCGGACCGGCTGCGGGTCGGCTCGTTCGTCCTGGTCCTCGGCACCGGGCGGATGACCGCCGACCCCCAGGTGCTGGAGCTGTTCGGCTTCGCGCCGGAGGACTTCGACGGCCGGGTGGAGACCCTGCTGGCGGCCGCCGTACCGGACGACGTGCCCGTCCTGATGTCGGTCCTGGAGCCGGACATGCTGACCTCGGGCGCCGCCCACCTGGAGTTCCGCATCCGCCGGCCCAACGGCGAACTGCGCTGGCTGGGCCTGCGCTCCCGGGTCGAGACCGGGGCGGACGGCAGGCCCCGGCGCATGCTCGGCGTGGTCGCGGAGACCTCCTACCTGCGGCCCAGCGCCGACGAGGTGTCCCTGGTGCAGCGGCTGTCCGCCGCCCTGGCCGGGGCCACGACCATCCGCGACGTCGGCCGGGCCGTGGTCGGCGCGCTGTGCGAACCGCTGGGGGCGAGCCGGGTCGCGGTCGCCGAGCTCCAGGCCGACCAGCTGGTGGTCGGCCTCCTCGTGCCCGCCGAACCCGGCGCCTGGCCCGAGGTGTGGCGGTCCGCCTGGCGCTCCGAATGGCCCGAGCCGCCCAGCCACGCCCTGCCCTCGCTGACCGAGGCGCTGCGCGTGGGCCAGGTCAGCATCTGGCCCGAGGGCGCCGATCTCGAACCCGGCCTCGCCGGCATCGGCCCCGGCGGCCTCGCCCTCCTTCCGCTCCCGGCGGACGGCCGGACCGTCGGGGTGTGCCTGATCGGATGGGAGCGGCGGCACGCGTTCGGCCCGGAGGAGCGCTCGCTGCTGACCGCGACCGCCGGTCTGGTGGGGCAGGCCCTGGTGCGCGCCCACGCCCTGGACGCCGAGCACGAGCTGGCCACGATGCTCCAGCGCAGTCTGCTGCCCCGCAAGGTGCCGGAGCTGCCCGGCGGGGTGGCCGTCACCCGCTATCTGCCCGCGACGATGGGCCTGGAGGTGGGCGGCGACTGGTACGACGTGATCCCGCTGACCGAGAGCCATGTGGCGCTGGTCATCGGGGACGTGCAGGGCCACAGCGCCGCGGCCGCCACCATCATGGGCCAGATGCGCACCGCCATCCGCGCCTACGCCGTGGAGGGCCATCCACCCGATGTGGCCGTGGCGCACGCCAACCGCCTCCTCGTCGGCATGGAGACCGACCTCTTCGCCACCTGCTGCTACGCCGACCTCGACATGGAGGAGGGCGAGGCGTGGCTCGTCCGGGCCGGACACCTCCATCCGTTGCTGCGCCACCCGGACGGCAGCACCGAGGTCCTGGAGATCGAGGGCGGCCCGCCGCTGGGCGTGGTCGCGGACGCCGAGTTCCCGATGACCGCGGCCGGGCTGTCCGCCGGCACCCTGCTCGCCCTGTTCACGGACGGCCTGGTCGAGTCCGCCCGGCTCGACCTGGAGGACGGGATGCTCCGGGTCCGCCAGGCGCTCGCCCGCGCCGACCCGGCCGACCCCGGAGGGGTGGCGGACGAGCTGCTCGGCGGCGTCAGCCACCGCGAGGACGATGTCGCGTTGCTGTTGCTGCGCTACGACGGGATGCGGGTGCGGCCCACCCGGGCCGGCTGGACGGTGTGGCGGCTGCCCGACGCCGTCATGCACACCCGCCGCTTCACCGCGCGCACCCTGCGCAACTGGGGCGTGAAGGAGGAGCTGGACGTGGCCCTGCTGGTCACCTCCGAGCTGGTCACCAACGCCCTGGTGCACACCCAGGGCGAGGTGCGGCTCAGCCTGACGCTGACCGCGGACCGGCTGCGGATCGCCGTCAACGACCCGTCGCCGCGCACCCCCGTCAAACCGGCCACCGTGGACTGGGAGGCGACCGGCGGACGCGGGCTGCTGCTCGTCGAGGCCGTGTCGCAGTCCTGGGGCTCGGTGCCGCTGAGCGGGGGCAAGCAGGTCTGGAGCGAGGTCGCCCTGTCGTTCCGGCGGGAGGAGCCACCGGCGGCCGGAAGGGGGACGACCAGATGAGGTGTTTCCGTACCTACCCCCGTACGCGCCCGCACCCGCACCCGCGTACGCACCCCGGCCCGCACCCCCGTACGACCCGTGCGCGCCTCCGTGCGGCCGTCGCCGTCGCGGCGGGCCTGGTCCTGGCCGTGTCCCTCGCCGCGTGCGGCAAGGCGGCCCAGGTCGGCGAGACGTCCGGCCCGACCGGGCACCACCGCGGGGCCCTGCGGATCGGCCTGCTGCTCCCGGACAACGAGATCGCCCGGTTCCAGCGCTTCGACAAGCCACTGATCCAGCAGCGGGTCAAGGAGCTGTGCCCGCGCTGCACGATGACCTACGCCTACGCCCAGCACGACCCGGCCGCCCAGCGCTACCAGGTCGAAGCCATGATGGCGAACGGGGCCGACGTCCTGATCCTGGACGCGGTGGACACCAAGGCCATCCGCCACTCCGTGATCCAGGCCCACCAGGCCCATGTCCCGGTCGTCGCCTACGACCGGCTCGCGGAGGGACCCGTGTCCGGCTACGTCTCCTTCGACAACTATCGCGTCGGCCAACTCCAGGGCCAGGCGCTGCTGAGGGCCCTGGGCCCGGACGCCCGCGACCGCCAGATCGTCATGATGAACGGCTCCACCACCGACCCCAACGCGGCCTGGTACGAACGGGGCGCGCTGTCCGTCCTCAGGGGCGAGGTCAGGATCGGCAAGTCCTACCAGACCGTCGGCTGGCGGCCGGAGAACGCCAACCACAACATGACCGCCGCCATCGCCATCCTGGGTCCGCACGCCATCGACGGCGTCCTGGCCGCCAACGACGGCGTGGCCTCGGGCGTCATCGCCGCCCTCAAGACGGCCCGTATCCATCCGCTGCCACCCGTCACCGGCCAGGACGCCGAGCTCAACGGCGTCCAGCGGATTGTCGCGGGCGAGCAGTACATGACCGTCTACAAGCCGTTCAAACCCCAGGCGTACGCCGCCGCGGAGATGGCCGTCGCGCTCGGACACGGCAGGTCGCTCACCGGGATCGCCGACCGGAGGGTCGACAACGCCACCGCCCGCGACATCCCGACCGTGCTGCTCACGCCGCTGGCGGTGACCGTGCACAACATCAAGCAGACCCTCATCAAGGACGGCATGTATCGCGTCGATCAGATCTGTACCGCTAAGTACGCGGACGCGTGCCGCGAGGCCGGGCTCATCGGCTGACACGGCTCACCGAGCGAGCACGGCTCACCGAACGACGGGAAGGGAGGAGCGGATGGCTCATCAACCGCCGGCCCCGCCCCTGCTGGCGCTGCGGGGCGTCTCCAAGCGCTTCGGCGCGGTCCAGGCGCTCGCGGACGTCGAGCTGGAGATCCACGCCGGTGAGGTCATCGCGCTGGTGGGCGACAACGGCGCCGGGAAGTCCACCCTGGTCAAAGTGATCGCGGGCGTCGAACCGGCCGACGCGGGCACCCTCGAATGGCAGGGCCGCCCCGTCCACCTCGGCCGCCCGCACGACGCCCAGCACCTGGGAATCGCCACCGTCTACCAGGACCTCGCGCTCTGCGACAACCTCGACGTCGTCGGCAACGTCTTCCTCGGCCGCGAGATCCGCCGGGTCGGCGTCCTGAACGAGGTCGAGATGGAGCGCCGTACCCGGGACCTGCTGGCCACCCTCGCCATCCGCGTCCCCGATGTGCGCAGGCCCGTCGCCTCCCTCTCCGGAGGCCAGCGGCAGACCGTCGCCATCTCCCGGGCGCTGCTCGGCGAACCGCGCCTGGTCCTGCTGGACGAGCCCACCGCCTCCCTCGGCATCGAACAGACCGCGCACGTTCTCGACCTGGTGGAACGGCTCCGTGACCGGGGACTCGGGGTGCTGCTGATCAGCCACAACATGGGCGATGTCAAGGCCGTTGCGGACTGGGTCGCGGTGCTGCGGCTCGGCCGCAACAACGGGTTCTTCGACGTCACCACCACCTCCCAGGAGCAGATCGTCTCCTCCATCACCGGCGCGTCCGACAACGCGGTGACGCGGCGGAAGGAGGAGCTGTGAACGGATTCGGCGACCCGGGCGGCCCCGCCGAACGCTTCCCCCACGCGTTCGTGCGCCGACTGCGCGCCGGTGAACTCGGCTCCGTCCCCGTCGTGGCCGGACTCCTCCTGATCTGGATCGTCTTCCAGCTCCTCAACTCCCACTTCCTCTCCCCGCGCAACCTCTCCAACCTCAGCGTGGACATCGTCGGCACCGGCATGATCGCGGTCGGCGTGATCTTCGTCCTGCTGATCGGCGAGATCGATCTGTCGGTGGGCTCGGTGAGCGGCCTGGCCTCCGCCCTGTTCGCCGTGTTGAACGTCAACCACGGCATGCCCGAACCACCCGCCGTCATCCTGGCCGCACTCTGCGGTACGGCGGTCGGCCTCGTCCACGGCTTCTTCACCGCCGCCGTCGGCGTCCCCGCGTTCGTGGTCACCCTCGCCGGACTGCTGGGCTGGTACGGACTGATGCTCGCCCTCATGGGCAGCTACGGCTCCATCAACCTCGACGATCAGGGCCTGGTCGTCCAGTTGACCAACTACTACTTCGGCGATGTCGCCGCCGCGTACGGGCTCGCGGCGCTCGGCACCGCCGGATACTTCCTCGCCGCCCGACGAGACGCCAAGCGCCGCCACGCCGCCGGGGTGCCCGCCCGCTCCCGTGGCGAGATCGCCGTACGCACGGGGGCGCTCGCGGTGGTGGCCTTCGCCGCCGCGTATGTGCTCAACCAGTTCCAGGGCCTGCCGCTGGCCCTGCTGATCTTCCTGGCCGTCCTCGTCGTCCTGGACTACGTCCTGCGCCGCACGGCCTACGGGCGGATGATCTTCGCACTGGGCGGCGGGGTCGAGGCGGCCCGCCGCGCAGGCATCAACGTGACCTGGGTGCGGATCTCCGCGTTCATGATGTCGGGCCTGATGGCCGCCATCGGCGGACTCTTCCTGGCCTCCCGGATCAGCTCGGTCAGCCAGACGGCGATCTCCACGAACCTGTTGATGAACGCCATCGCGGCCGCCGTCATCGGCGGCACGAGCCTCTTCGGCGGCCGCGGCAGCATCTGGTCCGCGCTGCTGGGCGTCCTGGTCATCCAGTCGATCGCCTCCGGCGTGACCCTCCTGGACATCCAGGCCGCCGTGCAATACATGATCACCGGTGGGGTGTTGTTGCTCGCCGTCGTGATCGATTCCCTGTCCCGCCGTGCGCAGAAGACGCACGGCCGGGCTTAGGGGGTCAGCGGGTGGCGAAGGCCACGAAGTCCGTCCAGGCGGTGGCGGCTATGCGGAGGTGGGGACCGCCGGGGTTCTTGGAGTCCCGTATGTGGACGGTGGTGGGGGTGGTGGCGACTTCGACGCACTGGCCGCCGCTGGAGTCGCTGTAGCTGGACTTGTGCCAGTCGTAGGCGACCTCTATGCACTCGCCGCCTGTGTTATCGCTGTAGCTGCTCTTGAACCACACGAGTCTGCTCATAGCTCACCCATCAACTTCTCGATGAAGCTTGCGGATTCCTCCGGCCTGAGGGCCTGGGACCTGATCATGGCATAGCGGCGGGCCAGAACGCCCACCTCGTCCGGCTTGGACAACAGGATGCTCTGGCCGTGGCCTTCGAGGTAGGCCACGGAGGTCTCCTCGGGCGTCTCGAGCAGTGTCATCGGTCCAGGAAGCCCGGCGTGCCCAGCTTGGCTCATGGGCATGGCCTGAATGACGACATTCGGACGGGCTGCGCACTCGATGAGATGCGCGTACTGGGCACGCATGACCTCTGGCCCGCCGATTTCGCGCCGTAGCGCTGCCTCTTCGATGATGACGTTGACCACGGCTGCCGGTTTGCGGTCGAAGAGTGCCTTGCGGTCCATACGGGCCGCGACCAGCTTCGTGACCTCTTCCCTGTCAAGCGGGGGGAATGCGTAGTCGAACAGCGCGGTGGTGTACTCCTCCGTCTGTAGCAGGCCATGAATCAGTTGCGTGCAGTACGACGACAGACTCAGCGCTTCCTGCTCCAGCTGGGCGAGGCCCTGGAAGTGGGCCGGGTACCGCTCAAGCCGCAGATACTTGATCGCAGAACGCAGCAACCCGCCCGCGTCCAGAGCCTTCTCGGCCGCGTCGATGAACTCGTCCGTGGGTGGCTTCGCGCACGTCTCGACGGCGCTTACCGCCGACCCGGTGTAGTTCATCAGCGCGCCCAGCTCGTCCTGGGTGAGCCCCGCCCGCTCTCGTAGAAGCCGCAGCACAGCAGCGAAGTACTGGACGGTCGGCGGCGCGGAGTCCTTCTTCTTCGACGGGGCCATACAGGCCACCCCCCTCAACTTCGGTCAACGTCAATCAACCGGCGTTCGACAGGAGTTGCCGGTCGCCGCAGTCGACGCTCTGTTACTGGTGAAGGTAGCCGCCTGCACTGACAGTGGGAGCATGAACGCGGAAAGTCACGACGTAAATCCGCTCCATGGCTGGAAGCAGAGGTTTACGCCCGTCCCCCCATCCGTCCCTCACGCCCGCCGTGCCGCCGGTGCCGCTCTGCGGGCCTGGGGCCTGGACAAAGGCTCAGCCGGCCTCGTACTTCTGGTCCTCTCCGAGCTGGCGACGAACGCCGTCTGCCACGGGCGCGTACCGGGGCGGTACTACGAGGTGCGTATCGCATACGACGCAGAAAAAATGGTCGGGGTGGAGGTGTCCGACCCGAGGGAGGGCCGCCCCCGCCTCGCGGCCCCGGCACCGGAGGACGAATCCGGACGCGGTCTGGCGATCGTGGATGCCCTGGCCGAGGCGTGGGGCATCCGGGAGCGCATCGTCGGCAAGACGGTCTGGGCCCGCATCCGCTTGTAGGTGCGGCTTGTCAGCTGGTGCCCAGGGCATCGCGGAGGACGGTGATGGCCTGGGTGATCGCGGCCTGGGCCGCGTGCGTGCCGCGCAGGGCGTTGAGCATGACGAAGTCGTGGATGACGCCCTGGTAGCGGGTCGCGGTGACGGGGACACCGGCCTGGCGGAGCTTGTTGGCGTAGGACTCGCCCTCGTCGCGCAGAACGTCGGCCTCGGCGGTGATGACGAGCGCCGGGGGCAGGCCGGCGAGCTGGTCGACGGTGGCGCGCAGCGGTGAGGCGGTGATCTGGGCGCGCTCGGCCGGGTCGGTGGTGTACTGGTCCCAGAACCACTGCATGGCGTCGCGGCGCAGGAAGTAGCCCTCGGCGAACTGGTGGTAGGAGCCGGTGTCGAAGGCGGCGTCGGTGACCGGGTAGAACAGGACCTGCTGGGCGAAGTACAGATCGCCGCGTTCCTTGGCCATGAGGGTGAGGGCGGCGGTCATGTTGCCGCCCACGCTGTCACCGGCCACCGCGATGCGGGTGGCGTCCAGCCCCTTGGCGGCGCCGTCGGTGACGACCCAGCGGGCGACGGCGTAGTTCTGCTCGATGGCGACGGGGTAGCGGGCCTCGGGGGAGAGGTCGTACTCGGGGAAGACCACGGCGGCCTTCGCGCCGACCGCGAGTTCGCGGACCAGGCGGTCGTGGGTGTGGGCGTTGCCGAACACCCAGCCCGCGCCGTGGATGTAGACGATGACGGGCAGGGTGTCGGTGGCGCCGGCGGGCTTGACGATGCGGGCCTTCACGGAGCCGGTGGGTCCGCCGGACACGGTGATCCACTCCTCGTCGACCGCGGGCTTGGCGATCTCGCCGGACTGCACCTCGTCGACGGTCTTACGGCCCTCGACGGGGCCCAGGTCGAACAGGAACGGCGGCTGAGCGGTGGCGTTGGCGAACTCGGCCGCGGCCTGTTCCAGTACCGGCGCGGTCGGGGTGTATGCGGACACGGCGAACTCCTTGGCTGAAGGGAGCCTGGGGGCCCCGTCTGCCAGAAGACTATGACGCGATTAGATTGTGCACAAGTAAAAAGTGGGCGTTGAATAATTCGGTCGTAACGGTAGGCTCGGCTGAATGAGCACACGAGCGGAGGACAGGCACATGGCGCGGAACGACGGGCACGAGCAGGCCCGGGAGTTCTCCCTGCTCCTGGACGACCAGCTGTGCTTCGCCCTCTACGCGGCCTCGCGCGCGGTGACGCACCGCTACCGGCCGCTGCTGGAGGAGCTGGGGCTGACCTACCCGCAGTACCTGGTCATGCTGGTCCTGTGGGAACACGGCACGGTGTCGATCAAGGACGTCGGCGCCGCCCTCCACCTGGACTACGGCACGCTCACCCCGCTGGTGAAGCGCCTGGAGGCGGCGGGCCTGGTCCGCCGCGAGCGGCGCCCCGACGACGAGCGGACCGTCCGCGTCAGCCTCACCGGCCAGGGCGCGGAACTGCGGGAGCGGGCCGAGGCGGTGCCGAGCGCCATCGGCGCGGCCATGGCCCTGTCGACACAGGACTTCGACGAGGTCAAGCGTATTCTCCGGCAACTCACGACCAACGTTTCCACCGGGCCCTGACCGCCGGTCAGGCGCGGCGCCGTCTCGCGCCTTCGGCGCACTTGAGCAGCGGGGCAGGGGGGCGGGGGCCCGGCGCCGCCGCCGACTGACGGACCGGTGGGGGCGGAGGCCGGTGGCGGCTCGGCGTCGCGGGCGGTGCGGCCCGACCCGGAGTGCGAGCAGGGTCCGGGTACCCCTCCCCAAAACGCTTGATCTGACGCAACTAATTTGTCAATCAGTTTCCAGAGGGGTACCCACCCCCCGCCAACCCGGAACGAATCCGGCACTCCGGCAACGGCCCTGGCCCCCGAGCACGGAAGCCGCCACCGGCGCCCACACCCACGGACCCGGCGGACGGCGGCGGCGCCGCGCCCCCCACCCCCCGCCGCCGCTGCTCAATTGCGCCGAAGGCGCGAAACGGCGCCGCACCCAACCAACGACCCCAGCGCCCCGTAGCAGCCGTAGGACGTGAGCCGTACTCGTGGCCGCTTCCCGTAAGCGGAATCGATCCGTCCTGGTAACCCACCGTCCGCCGCGTCGCGGAAACGCTGTGCCACGCTTGAAGCCGGCTCGCGCGCCTGGCGCGGGCCGGTGATGCGAAGTGAGGGCGCGGCGTGCAGAAGCCCCGATGGAAGACCGTGGGGGGAGCCCTGCTGCGGGTGACGGCGGTGTGGGCGGTGTCCACGCTCACGATGCTGGCGCTCGCCGGGATTCTCCCCGACTTCAGCCTGAAGTCGGGCGACGGTGACAGCGCGACACGGATCGCGGTCACGGCGGCCAGCGGGGCCGGCGCCTTCGGGGTGCTCAGCGCGCTGGTGTGGCCGCTGCTCGTACGGGCGCTGCTGCTGATGCCCGCGCTGGTGCTGGGGCTGCTGGTGTTCGCGCTCAACGGCTCGATGCTGCTGATCGCCCTCAGCCTGATCCCGGACGGGCCGGGCACCGCCGAGCCGGAGACCGCCGTCGTGGTCGCGGCCGTGATGTCGGCCGCGTCGTCGGCCACCAGCACGTTCCTGACCGTGCGGGACGACGGGGCGTACCGGCGGCGGCTGGCGCGGCTGGCCGGGCGGCGCAGACGGCGGCTCGGTCAGGACGAAGGGGACGAACAGTCCCCGGGAACGGTGTTCCTCCAGCTCGACGGGGTGGGGCACGCCGTACTGCGGGAGGCGCTGCGGGAGCGCGAGAACCGGCCCCCGGTGATGCCCACCGTCGCGGGCTGGGTCCGCACCACCCACCGGGTGATGCCCTGGCGCACCGACTGGTCCAGCCAGACCGGCGCCAGTCAGCTCGGCATCCTGCACGGCTCCAACGAGGACGTGCCCGCCTTCCGCTGGTACGAGAAGAAGAGCGGGGAGGTGATGGTGAGCAACCGGCCGACCAGCGCGGCCGTGCTTCAACGCCGCGCGGCCGCCCGCGCGAGACACGACGGACTGCTCACGGTGGACGGGGCCAGCCGGGGCAACCTGTTCACCGGCGGCGCCGATCAGCTGGCCCTGGTGCTGTCGGTCGCGGCGCGGCGCGGCAAGCACAACCGCTCCCGGTCCGGATACTTCGCGTACTTCTCCGACCCGGCCAACGCGACCCGCACCGCCGTGTCGTTCCTCGCCGAGGTGGTCCGGGAGATCGGCCAGTCCACACGCGCCAAGCTGCGCCGCGAGACACCCCGGGTCAAACGGGGCGGGCTGTATCCGCTCATCCGCGCGTTCGCCACCGTCGTGGAGCGGGATGTGGTGGTGACGGCGGTGATGGGGGACATCCTCTCCGGCCGTACCGCGATCTACGCCGATCTGGTGGCCTACGACGAGGTGGCCCACCACTCGGGGCCGCGCGGCCGGGACGTCCAGCAGGTGCTCGCCCGGCTCGACCGCTCCATCGCGCTGATCGCCAACGTCGCCGAGTACGCCCCGCGCGACTACCGGATCGTGCTGCTGTCCGACCACGGACAGAGCCCCGGCGAAACCTTCTCGGGGGCGTACGGGCTGACCCTGGAGGACCTGGTGCGGGCCGGCTGCGGTCTGCCCGTGTCACGGCGGGCCGGGCGGACCTCGAGCGGTGCGGAGGCGCGCGAGGCGGGGCGGGCGGCGCTGCGCCGGCCGGAGAAGCCCGAGGTGGAGCCGGACGGGCGGGCCGGTGCCGCCAAGGCCGACGAAGACGTCGCCGCCCGCCATGCCACCGTGTCCGATCCGATCGTGCTCGCCTCCGGGAACCTGGGCCTGATCTCCTTCCCCGATGTGCCGGGACGGATGAGCCGCGAGCAGATCGACGCCCGCCACCCCACCCTGTTGCGCACCCTCGCCGACCATCCCGGGGTGGGCTTCCTGCTCGTACGGTCCGAGGCGCATGGCGCGGTGGTGCTGGGCGCGGACGGCGCCGAGCACCGTCTGGACACCGGGGAGGTGCTGGGGGGCGTGAGCCCGCTCGCCGCCTTCGGGCCCGGCGCCGAGGACGCCGTGCGGCGCACCGCGCACTTCCGGAACACGCCCGACATCATGGTCAACTCCGCCTACGACCCGGTGCGCGGCACGGTGCACGCCTTCGAGGAGCAGATCGGCTCGCACGGCGGACTCGGCGGCGAGCAGGGGCACCCGTTTCTGCTGTGGCCGGCCGAGCTGACCGCGCCGGTGGCGGCGGGGGAGGAGCTGATCGGGGCGGAGCAGGTGCACCGGGTGCTGCGGCGCTGGCTGGCGGAGGCGGACGGGCCCCAGGTGCCGGAGGAGGAAGCGGAAGCGGAGACCGCGGGGGAGGCGCGGGCCGGGGCCGACGCGCGGGCCGGGGCCGACGCGCGGCCGCCGGCCGGCGCGGAACTGCCGGAGGCGGCCGGCGCGGCGCACACCGTGCCGGAGTCCCGGCGCGACGGCGCCCCCGCCGCACCCTTCACCGTGGTCAGCCGGGGCGTACCGGACCAAGCCCGGTGATGCGGGCGCGCCGCGCCGCCGGGTCGCGGTCCGCGCCGCGCCCGGATCGGGTGTAAGCAAGAGATATGCGTTTGCCGCCCGACCTCACCCGGTTCGGTGGGGAAACGCGGTCGAGCCGGGCACTGTTCGCCCTCCCGCTCGCACTCATCGTGGCCGTCACGCTGATCGACATCCTCACTCCGGCCAGCGTCCACCTCGGCCCCTTCCTGATCGCCGCGCCCGCGATCACCGCGTCCTTCGCGGGTGCGGGCGGAACCGCCGCGATCGGCGCCCTGGCCTTCGTGGCCCAGGTCGTCATCGCCGTGTTCCACGGCGGTGTCACGACCACCAACCACGAGGCGCAGCTCGCCGCCATCGTCGTGCTCTCCGGCCTGGTGACGGCCTTCCGCTACGTCACCGACCGGCATCGGCGCCGGCTGCTCAGGGTGCGCTCGGTGTCCGTGGCCGCGCAGGAGGTGCTGTTGCGGCCGCTGCCCGAACGGATCGGGGAACTGAGCATCGCCTCGCTGTATCTCGCGGCCGACGAGGAGGCGCAGATCGGCGGTGATCTGTACGCGGCCGTCCGCACCCAGGGGGCGACCCGGCTGGTCATCGGGGACGTACAGGGCAAGGGGCTGGCCGCGATCGGCGACGCCGCCGTGCTGATCGGGGCCTTCCGCGGGGTCGCGTACCGCCATCTCTCGCTGCCGGCAATCGCCACCCACCTGGGCAGCTGCATGTGCTGGAACTGGCAGCACGTCCCCGGTGGCGGCCGGAACTGCCTGGAGTCCTTCGTGACCGCCGTGGTGGTGGACGTCTACGACGACGGCCCGATGGCCGGAATGGTGAACTGCGGGCACCCGCCGCCGCTGCTGCTGCACCGGGGCGAGGTCGCGACACTGGACGTGGACCAACCCGCGATACCGCTGGGCCTGGAGGTGCCGCGGGAGGGGGACTACCGGGTGGAGACGTTCCGCTTCGAGTACGGAGATCTCCTGGTGCTGCACACCGACGGGGTCATCGAGGCCCGGGACGCCGACGGCGCCTTCTACCCGCTCCCCGAACGGCTCGCGGCCTGGAAGGGCGGCGGCCCGCAGTCGCTGGTGGACCATCTCCACGCCGATCTGCTCCGGCACACCGGCGGGGTCGTCGACGACGACGCCGCCATCGTGGTGATCGCCCGCCGCGCCTGAGCCGGTCTCCTCCCTCCCGTGCTCTCCCGCCGCTCGCCCCCTCACCCCGTGGCCTCCGTGACCTGGACCGGCCCGCCGGGCGCGGGGGCGGCCTCCGGCGGCCGGCGGGACCAGCGGCCCGCGATGACCGCGCACACCATCAACTGGAGCTGGTGGAAGAGCATCAGCGGCAGGATCACCGGCCCGGCCGCGTCGCCGAACAGCACCGCGGCCATGGGCAGCCCGGTGGCCAGCGACTTGTTGGAACCGCAGAAGACGATGGTGACGCGGT is a window from the Streptomyces luomodiensis genome containing:
- a CDS encoding SpoIIE family protein phosphatase translates to MTGHVLTFTGTALVAVYVLDAEGAELRLAETVSSAGRPYALPARYLLSGRSPVADAFRTGRPLWLSPDELAGYGPGTPETDTAPGTPETGAAPGTAPGVSLGALPLGGDGRGLGCLVVVDEAPDGIDADRRGFLELYAHHVAAGLEAAGPRALAQPGCELPGLTPDRLRVGSFVLVLGTGRMTADPQVLELFGFAPEDFDGRVETLLAAAVPDDVPVLMSVLEPDMLTSGAAHLEFRIRRPNGELRWLGLRSRVETGADGRPRRMLGVVAETSYLRPSADEVSLVQRLSAALAGATTIRDVGRAVVGALCEPLGASRVAVAELQADQLVVGLLVPAEPGAWPEVWRSAWRSEWPEPPSHALPSLTEALRVGQVSIWPEGADLEPGLAGIGPGGLALLPLPADGRTVGVCLIGWERRHAFGPEERSLLTATAGLVGQALVRAHALDAEHELATMLQRSLLPRKVPELPGGVAVTRYLPATMGLEVGGDWYDVIPLTESHVALVIGDVQGHSAAAATIMGQMRTAIRAYAVEGHPPDVAVAHANRLLVGMETDLFATCCYADLDMEEGEAWLVRAGHLHPLLRHPDGSTEVLEIEGGPPLGVVADAEFPMTAAGLSAGTLLALFTDGLVESARLDLEDGMLRVRQALARADPADPGGVADELLGGVSHREDDVALLLLRYDGMRVRPTRAGWTVWRLPDAVMHTRRFTARTLRNWGVKEELDVALLVTSELVTNALVHTQGEVRLSLTLTADRLRIAVNDPSPRTPVKPATVDWEATGGRGLLLVEAVSQSWGSVPLSGGKQVWSEVALSFRREEPPAAGRGTTR
- a CDS encoding sugar ABC transporter substrate-binding protein, translated to MRCFRTYPRTRPHPHPRTHPGPHPRTTRARLRAAVAVAAGLVLAVSLAACGKAAQVGETSGPTGHHRGALRIGLLLPDNEIARFQRFDKPLIQQRVKELCPRCTMTYAYAQHDPAAQRYQVEAMMANGADVLILDAVDTKAIRHSVIQAHQAHVPVVAYDRLAEGPVSGYVSFDNYRVGQLQGQALLRALGPDARDRQIVMMNGSTTDPNAAWYERGALSVLRGEVRIGKSYQTVGWRPENANHNMTAAIAILGPHAIDGVLAANDGVASGVIAALKTARIHPLPPVTGQDAELNGVQRIVAGEQYMTVYKPFKPQAYAAAEMAVALGHGRSLTGIADRRVDNATARDIPTVLLTPLAVTVHNIKQTLIKDGMYRVDQICTAKYADACREAGLIG
- a CDS encoding ATP-binding cassette domain-containing protein translates to MAHQPPAPPLLALRGVSKRFGAVQALADVELEIHAGEVIALVGDNGAGKSTLVKVIAGVEPADAGTLEWQGRPVHLGRPHDAQHLGIATVYQDLALCDNLDVVGNVFLGREIRRVGVLNEVEMERRTRDLLATLAIRVPDVRRPVASLSGGQRQTVAISRALLGEPRLVLLDEPTASLGIEQTAHVLDLVERLRDRGLGVLLISHNMGDVKAVADWVAVLRLGRNNGFFDVTTTSQEQIVSSITGASDNAVTRRKEEL
- a CDS encoding sugar ABC transporter permease codes for the protein MNGFGDPGGPAERFPHAFVRRLRAGELGSVPVVAGLLLIWIVFQLLNSHFLSPRNLSNLSVDIVGTGMIAVGVIFVLLIGEIDLSVGSVSGLASALFAVLNVNHGMPEPPAVILAALCGTAVGLVHGFFTAAVGVPAFVVTLAGLLGWYGLMLALMGSYGSINLDDQGLVVQLTNYYFGDVAAAYGLAALGTAGYFLAARRDAKRRHAAGVPARSRGEIAVRTGALAVVAFAAAYVLNQFQGLPLALLIFLAVLVVLDYVLRRTAYGRMIFALGGGVEAARRAGINVTWVRISAFMMSGLMAAIGGLFLASRISSVSQTAISTNLLMNAIAAAVIGGTSLFGGRGSIWSALLGVLVIQSIASGVTLLDIQAAVQYMITGGVLLLAVVIDSLSRRAQKTHGRA
- a CDS encoding DUF397 domain-containing protein, yielding MSRLVWFKSSYSDNTGGECIEVAYDWHKSSYSDSSGGQCVEVATTPTTVHIRDSKNPGGPHLRIAATAWTDFVAFATR
- a CDS encoding helix-turn-helix domain-containing protein; translation: MAPSKKKDSAPPTVQYFAAVLRLLRERAGLTQDELGALMNYTGSAVSAVETCAKPPTDEFIDAAEKALDAGGLLRSAIKYLRLERYPAHFQGLAQLEQEALSLSSYCTQLIHGLLQTEEYTTALFDYAFPPLDREEVTKLVAARMDRKALFDRKPAAVVNVIIEEAALRREIGGPEVMRAQYAHLIECAARPNVVIQAMPMSQAGHAGLPGPMTLLETPEETSVAYLEGHGQSILLSKPDEVGVLARRYAMIRSQALRPEESASFIEKLMGEL
- a CDS encoding ATP-binding protein; protein product: MNAESHDVNPLHGWKQRFTPVPPSVPHARRAAGAALRAWGLDKGSAGLVLLVLSELATNAVCHGRVPGRYYEVRIAYDAEKMVGVEVSDPREGRPRLAAPAPEDESGRGLAIVDALAEAWGIRERIVGKTVWARIRL
- a CDS encoding alpha/beta hydrolase; translation: MSAYTPTAPVLEQAAAEFANATAQPPFLFDLGPVEGRKTVDEVQSGEIAKPAVDEEWITVSGGPTGSVKARIVKPAGATDTLPVIVYIHGAGWVFGNAHTHDRLVRELAVGAKAAVVFPEYDLSPEARYPVAIEQNYAVARWVVTDGAAKGLDATRIAVAGDSVGGNMTAALTLMAKERGDLYFAQQVLFYPVTDAAFDTGSYHQFAEGYFLRRDAMQWFWDQYTTDPAERAQITASPLRATVDQLAGLPPALVITAEADVLRDEGESYANKLRQAGVPVTATRYQGVIHDFVMLNALRGTHAAQAAITQAITVLRDALGTS